A single region of the Rhizobium grahamii genome encodes:
- a CDS encoding cold-shock protein — protein sequence MANGTVKFFNQDKGFGFITPDNGGPDVFVHISAVQGGSLRDGQNVSYDLGQDRKTGKSKAENVRPA from the coding sequence GTGGCGAATGGCACTGTAAAGTTTTTCAATCAGGACAAGGGCTTCGGCTTCATTACGCCGGACAATGGCGGTCCAGACGTCTTCGTGCATATCTCGGCAGTCCAGGGCGGATCGCTGCGCGACGGCCAGAATGTCAGCTACGACCTAGGTCAGGATCGCAAGACTGGAAAGTCCAAAGCCGAGAACGTCCGGCCGGCCTGA
- a CDS encoding response regulator, with protein sequence MRYVTVEGDEWEGDLVISVAFVDDHPILLEGLVSLYSNRADLSIVGRGENAVDALQLVDELCPDVIVLDLSMPGDPLAVIEIIAQRYQRTRIIVFTASSSIETAIQVLGLGVSGYVLKGSTASDLHEAIKTVHAGNTFMTPGFATKVIMSMKTDSLRRKAQTSARLSAREEQIIAYLMRGSTNREIAASLDISEKTVKHYMTVLMQKLDARNRLEVVLAAQKLDSSNLAATGANAFN encoded by the coding sequence ATGAGATATGTTACTGTTGAAGGTGATGAATGGGAGGGCGACTTGGTAATTTCCGTGGCGTTCGTGGATGATCATCCAATATTACTTGAAGGATTGGTCAGTCTTTACTCAAATAGAGCGGATCTTTCCATCGTTGGTCGCGGCGAAAATGCCGTCGACGCCTTGCAGCTTGTAGACGAGCTCTGTCCGGACGTTATCGTCCTCGATCTCAGCATGCCGGGCGATCCGCTTGCAGTGATTGAGATCATCGCTCAACGCTATCAGCGCACGCGCATTATCGTATTTACCGCCAGCTCGAGTATCGAGACGGCCATCCAGGTGCTGGGCCTAGGGGTTTCCGGTTATGTCTTGAAGGGCAGCACCGCCTCCGACCTTCACGAGGCCATCAAAACGGTTCACGCGGGCAACACCTTCATGACCCCTGGCTTCGCCACCAAGGTCATCATGTCGATGAAGACGGACTCACTGCGGCGCAAAGCGCAAACCTCTGCACGGTTGAGCGCCCGCGAAGAGCAGATCATCGCTTACCTGATGCGTGGCAGCACCAACCGCGAGATCGCCGCCTCGCTCGATATCAGCGAGAAGACTGTAAAACACTACATGACTGTCCTGATGCAAAAACTAGATGCGCGAAATCGGCTCGAGGTTGTCCTCGCCGCGCAGAAGCTGGACAGCAGCAACCTTGCCGCGACGGGAGCGAACGCGTTCAACTAG
- a CDS encoding HlyD family type I secretion periplasmic adaptor subunit, translated as MTTTATIKEKTNRNVQFGISSRVIVSALLAGTLVFGVGGWAAQAKLSGAVITHGQVVVSEQVKTIQHRDGGIVAEIRVDNGDQVKKGAVLLVLDDTQTRVELSIVQAQIQQLVATHARLIAERDGADGIAFETLALSPAVIAGENKLFEENRRMIANQKEQLRLQIGQLEQQVHGFEAQNRSNESEAEIVEQELVKMEKLLQNRLVPISQKRDLLRQRARIEGSRGELVAKIAEAAGQISELNMKLISIDQTTRKETQTEIVVLSARIAELREREVAARDRMSRMEVRAPVDGFVYDLQIHTIGGIIAPGATVMSVVPDGGDLTIEVRIPPVDIDRVTTGQAARMRFVAFNQRTTPELHGAVDVIAAATTLDRTTGQPYYLATVSLDDAHMLKENKLLPGMPVEVFVQTAERTAMSYILKPFTDQMMKAFREE; from the coding sequence ATGACGACGACAGCAACAATCAAGGAAAAGACGAACCGCAATGTCCAGTTCGGGATCTCTTCACGGGTGATCGTCTCGGCACTGCTGGCCGGGACGCTGGTCTTCGGCGTCGGCGGATGGGCGGCGCAGGCCAAGCTGTCGGGTGCCGTCATCACCCATGGCCAAGTGGTCGTCTCCGAGCAGGTCAAGACCATCCAGCATCGCGACGGTGGGATCGTCGCCGAGATCCGGGTCGACAACGGCGACCAGGTCAAGAAGGGTGCCGTGCTCCTGGTTCTCGACGACACCCAGACACGCGTCGAGCTGTCGATCGTCCAGGCACAGATACAGCAGCTCGTCGCTACCCACGCCCGACTGATCGCAGAGCGAGATGGTGCCGACGGCATTGCCTTTGAAACGCTCGCGCTTAGTCCCGCCGTCATTGCCGGAGAGAACAAGCTGTTCGAGGAAAATCGCCGGATGATCGCCAACCAGAAGGAGCAGCTGCGGCTGCAGATCGGCCAGCTCGAGCAGCAGGTGCATGGCTTCGAGGCTCAGAACCGGTCGAACGAGAGCGAGGCGGAGATCGTCGAGCAGGAGCTCGTCAAGATGGAGAAGCTTTTGCAGAACAGGCTCGTGCCGATCTCGCAAAAACGCGATCTACTGCGCCAGCGCGCCCGCATAGAGGGCAGCCGTGGCGAGCTGGTCGCCAAGATCGCCGAGGCCGCCGGCCAGATCAGCGAGCTCAACATGAAACTGATCTCCATCGATCAGACCACAAGGAAGGAAACGCAGACCGAGATCGTCGTCCTTTCGGCCAGGATCGCCGAATTGCGCGAGCGCGAGGTCGCCGCGCGCGACAGAATGAGCAGGATGGAAGTCCGTGCGCCCGTCGACGGCTTCGTCTACGACCTCCAAATCCACACGATCGGCGGCATCATCGCCCCCGGCGCAACGGTCATGTCGGTCGTTCCTGATGGCGGCGATCTCACGATCGAGGTTCGTATCCCGCCCGTCGATATCGATCGTGTCACGACCGGGCAGGCAGCACGGATGCGCTTCGTCGCGTTCAATCAGCGTACGACGCCGGAACTCCACGGCGCCGTCGACGTCATCGCCGCCGCAACGACCCTCGACCGAACCACCGGCCAACCCTATTATCTCGCGACCGTGTCCCTCGACGATGCGCACATGCTCAAGGAAAACAAGCTCCTGCCCGGAATGCCTGTCGAAGTCTTCGTTCAGACCGCGGAGCGTACCGCAATGTCATACATCCTCAAGCCATTCACCGACCAAATGATGAAGGCATTCAGGGAGGAGTAG
- a CDS encoding calcium-binding protein, with translation MGDKLILGLPDDGQASVAPANRFRLSEDDDLGNSNGKGPSRGADRRLYSLPLLFGALGVILGSSEQEDAAPATPPRNTSDAGPRSVGANANLAAIEDVAAFLREMTDELMASTANIARGRHVASVRLSFEDTLLARSPNLADTVLRSFNANDNEGRINISGESFRFPPSAVPRPGRQPAGQPGDGGGHQPDDDDDEDRDDHEERANRLPVSLGRNILASGMVNLSTLIFLDDLLAKTSDPDGDKLDVRNLVVSSGAITTYGDGIWLYTPERGFGGNVTFTYQVSDGKGNIVTQSVMSLLKAPPHEIGGSEADDRLLGTPQDDLVYAKGGDDFVYGREGHDIIFAGDGDDTVFGGDGDDLIHGEGGNDRLFGGAGNDVLFGGVGNDDLHGEDGNDSLMGESGNDRLFGGAGNDRLFGEEGNDTLLGEAGDDLLDGGDGDDDLGGGAGKDVALGGAGDDRFRAGLVEEDTRQTAVAAGPVPGDGDDTYVGGEGNDTYDASAAASGVVVDLAAGTATGAAIGTDSLAEIECVEGSAFDDTIVGDDGDNTLEGGAGNDRLSGGGGDDTVTGNDGDDIVVVAVTGDAGLDDGDDIYDGGDGCDTLDLSALVKAVIADIETGYAESEEIGRDTILGFETIHGGRGSDRFSGGSGDDILYGGAGDDRLDGRSGDDHLVGGDGNDRLYGSNGNDVFLVIAHMDGDTDGNDEIDGGSGNDVYDASATIAGVVIDLEIGTASSSEIGNDVLKSVENAIGGRGDDVLVASISVNVLTGNDGDDVFVFNSVAAARNDGNGWDEIMDFHVGDRLDLSAFAGQAGTLMFAGLELDGASPQIGRVSFFYEALGDDTRTVVRTIVDLDHDDDIQILLRGHHELTQQDFILAALDGGAQDAVNQG, from the coding sequence ATGGGCGACAAGTTGATCCTGGGACTACCGGATGATGGTCAGGCCAGCGTGGCACCGGCCAACCGCTTCCGTCTCTCAGAGGACGATGACCTCGGCAACAGCAACGGCAAGGGCCCATCCAGGGGCGCTGATCGTCGGCTCTATTCGCTGCCGCTACTGTTCGGGGCGCTTGGCGTCATACTCGGCAGCAGCGAGCAGGAAGACGCGGCCCCGGCGACACCACCACGCAACACGAGTGATGCGGGGCCGCGGAGCGTAGGTGCAAACGCCAATCTTGCAGCCATCGAGGATGTCGCCGCGTTTCTGCGCGAGATGACCGATGAGTTGATGGCGAGCACGGCGAACATTGCTCGCGGCCGTCACGTTGCCTCTGTACGCCTCAGCTTCGAGGACACGCTGCTCGCTCGCTCGCCCAACCTCGCCGACACCGTGCTTCGGTCCTTTAATGCCAACGATAACGAGGGCCGCATCAATATCAGCGGTGAGAGCTTCCGCTTTCCTCCATCCGCCGTTCCGCGCCCGGGACGCCAGCCAGCCGGGCAGCCGGGCGATGGCGGTGGCCACCAGCCTGATGACGATGACGACGAGGATCGCGATGACCACGAGGAACGTGCAAATCGCTTGCCGGTCTCGCTCGGGCGCAACATCCTTGCCAGCGGCATGGTTAACTTGTCGACGCTGATTTTTCTCGACGACCTGCTCGCCAAGACCAGTGATCCCGATGGCGACAAGCTCGATGTGCGAAATCTGGTCGTCTCGAGCGGCGCAATCACCACCTACGGTGACGGCATCTGGCTCTATACGCCGGAGCGCGGCTTTGGTGGCAATGTCACTTTCACCTATCAGGTCTCCGATGGAAAGGGCAACATTGTCACCCAATCCGTGATGTCGCTTCTGAAGGCGCCACCACATGAGATCGGCGGCAGCGAGGCGGATGACCGGTTACTTGGCACACCCCAAGACGACCTGGTCTACGCCAAGGGTGGTGACGACTTCGTCTATGGTCGCGAGGGCCACGACATCATCTTTGCCGGCGATGGCGACGACACCGTCTTCGGTGGTGATGGCGACGACCTCATTCATGGGGAGGGTGGCAATGACCGGCTATTTGGCGGCGCCGGCAACGATGTCCTCTTCGGCGGCGTCGGCAATGACGACCTTCATGGCGAGGACGGAAATGACAGCCTGATGGGCGAGTCGGGCAACGATCGCCTTTTCGGCGGCGCGGGCAATGATCGCCTCTTCGGCGAGGAAGGCAACGATACCCTGCTTGGCGAAGCGGGCGACGATCTGCTCGATGGCGGCGATGGCGACGACGATCTCGGCGGTGGCGCCGGCAAGGATGTGGCACTTGGCGGGGCAGGGGATGACCGGTTCCGTGCCGGTCTGGTCGAGGAGGACACACGACAGACGGCGGTGGCCGCCGGACCTGTGCCCGGCGATGGCGACGACACCTATGTCGGTGGTGAAGGCAACGACACCTACGATGCCAGCGCCGCCGCGAGCGGCGTGGTGGTTGATCTTGCGGCCGGGACAGCAACCGGTGCGGCGATCGGAACAGACAGCCTTGCGGAAATCGAATGCGTCGAGGGCAGCGCTTTTGACGACACGATTGTCGGGGACGACGGCGACAACACACTTGAGGGGGGAGCCGGCAACGACCGACTGAGCGGCGGCGGTGGCGATGACACGGTCACGGGCAACGACGGCGATGATATCGTTGTCGTCGCAGTGACCGGCGACGCAGGCCTCGATGACGGCGACGACATCTATGATGGGGGCGACGGCTGCGATACGCTGGACCTGTCGGCACTCGTCAAGGCGGTGATTGCCGATATCGAGACCGGCTATGCGGAGAGCGAGGAGATCGGCCGCGATACTATCCTCGGGTTCGAGACCATCCACGGCGGTCGCGGCAGCGATCGCTTCTCCGGCGGCAGCGGCGATGACATCCTCTATGGCGGGGCTGGCGACGACCGGCTCGATGGACGCAGCGGTGACGACCATCTGGTCGGTGGCGACGGCAACGACCGCCTCTACGGCAGCAATGGCAACGATGTTTTCCTCGTCATCGCCCACATGGACGGCGACACCGACGGGAACGACGAGATCGACGGCGGGAGCGGCAACGACGTCTATGATGCGTCGGCCACCATCGCAGGGGTGGTGATCGACCTCGAAATCGGCACCGCCTCCAGTTCGGAAATCGGCAACGATGTTCTGAAAAGCGTCGAGAATGCGATTGGCGGTAGGGGCGACGATGTGCTCGTGGCGTCGATCTCGGTCAACGTTCTGACCGGCAACGACGGTGATGATGTCTTCGTCTTCAACTCCGTCGCCGCGGCACGCAACGACGGCAACGGGTGGGACGAGATCATGGACTTCCACGTCGGGGACCGCCTGGATCTTTCCGCCTTCGCGGGGCAGGCAGGGACGCTGATGTTCGCGGGCTTGGAGCTCGACGGAGCCTCGCCGCAGATCGGCCGCGTAAGCTTTTTCTACGAAGCATTGGGCGACGACACGCGAACGGTCGTGCGCACCATCGTCGATCTCGACCACGACGACGACATCCAGATCCTACTGCGCGGTCATCACGAACTGACGCAACAGGACTTCATTCTCGCCGCACTGGATGGTGGCGCGCAGGATGCGGTGAACCAGGGCTGA
- a CDS encoding type I secretion system permease/ATPase, whose translation MTKKKIEPQYKIEGLRGILIYLFGLSGIINILALTGAFYMLQIYDRALTSGSISTLVALSVLAISLYLFQGVFDIIRSQILIRLGARLDAELAPIAHKVVIEMPRFGYSTSEAMERGRDVDTLRGFLSSQGPVALFDLPWMPIYLVFVWLLHPMLGMLTVGGAVVLTLLTIAAELLTRRHSQSMLKATVARNSVADSNARNSDIMHAMGITGRAVDRFERANRRHLDCQTRTSDIGGTLSGLSKVLRMMLQSAILGLGAYLAIRGDLSSGSIIASSIVTARALAPVDLAIAQWKGVVSARRSHHRLTETLAVLNDKSGHVELPAPHDSLTVDAITTVAPTSGAVLLSDVSFTLKAGQALGLIGPSGGGKTTLARSILGIWPVLRGSVRVDGADLSQWNEAFFSENVGYLPQDVALMEGTIAENISRFAETPDARKIIRAAKAADIHELIVHLRDGYQTELGPHGTALSAGQRQRIGLARALYGDPFLVVLDEPNSNLDAEGEEALSKAIAKVRERGGIVVIVAHRPSALSAVDMVGLVQNGRLAAFGPKDDIIQPTKVRPLVVEKTAAAGRSAKPLAAE comes from the coding sequence ATGACCAAGAAGAAGATCGAGCCGCAATACAAGATCGAAGGACTGCGCGGCATCCTTATCTACCTCTTCGGACTTTCGGGTATCATCAATATCCTGGCGCTGACCGGCGCCTTCTACATGCTGCAGATCTACGACCGGGCGCTGACCAGCGGTTCGATCTCGACGCTGGTGGCGCTGTCGGTGCTGGCGATCAGCCTGTATCTGTTCCAGGGCGTCTTCGACATCATCCGCTCGCAGATCCTTATCCGGCTCGGTGCGCGCCTCGATGCGGAACTTGCGCCGATCGCCCACAAGGTGGTGATCGAGATGCCCCGCTTCGGCTACTCGACGTCGGAAGCGATGGAGCGCGGCCGCGACGTTGATACGCTGCGCGGCTTTCTTTCCAGCCAGGGGCCGGTGGCGCTGTTCGACCTGCCCTGGATGCCGATCTATCTGGTGTTCGTTTGGTTGCTGCATCCGATGCTCGGGATGTTGACCGTCGGTGGCGCGGTGGTGCTCACCTTGCTGACAATCGCCGCCGAACTGCTGACGCGGCGCCACTCCCAATCCATGCTGAAGGCGACGGTTGCCCGTAACTCGGTGGCCGATTCCAACGCCCGCAACAGCGACATCATGCATGCCATGGGCATCACCGGCCGGGCGGTCGACCGCTTCGAGCGGGCCAACCGGCGTCACCTCGATTGCCAGACGAGGACTTCCGACATCGGCGGAACTCTGTCTGGCCTGTCGAAGGTGTTGCGGATGATGCTGCAATCGGCAATCCTCGGCCTCGGCGCCTATCTCGCCATCCGCGGCGACCTGTCGTCCGGCTCGATCATCGCGTCATCGATCGTCACCGCGCGAGCGCTTGCACCGGTCGACTTGGCTATCGCCCAGTGGAAGGGCGTGGTCAGCGCTAGACGCAGCCATCATCGCCTCACTGAGACGCTTGCGGTGCTGAACGACAAGAGCGGTCATGTCGAGCTGCCGGCCCCGCATGACAGTCTGACGGTCGATGCCATCACTACCGTTGCGCCGACCAGCGGCGCGGTGCTTCTGAGCGACGTCAGCTTTACGCTGAAGGCCGGCCAGGCGCTCGGGCTGATCGGCCCTTCGGGCGGCGGCAAGACGACGCTGGCGCGCTCGATCCTCGGTATCTGGCCGGTGCTGCGCGGCTCCGTCAGGGTGGATGGGGCCGATCTCAGCCAGTGGAACGAGGCCTTCTTCAGCGAAAATGTCGGCTACCTGCCGCAGGATGTGGCGCTGATGGAAGGCACGATCGCCGAGAATATTTCGCGCTTTGCCGAGACGCCGGATGCCCGCAAGATCATCCGCGCTGCCAAGGCCGCGGACATTCACGAGTTGATCGTGCATCTGCGCGACGGCTACCAGACCGAGCTCGGTCCGCATGGCACAGCGCTGTCGGCCGGGCAGCGCCAGCGTATCGGACTGGCACGTGCCTTGTACGGCGATCCCTTCCTGGTGGTGCTGGACGAGCCGAACTCCAATCTCGATGCCGAGGGTGAGGAGGCGCTGAGCAAGGCGATCGCCAAGGTGCGCGAGCGCGGCGGTATCGTTGTCATCGTCGCCCATCGTCCAAGCGCGCTTAGCGCAGTCGACATGGTCGGTCTCGTCCAGAACGGGCGGCTTGCGGCCTTCGGGCCGAAGGACGACATCATCCAGCCCACCAAGGTCCGCCCGCTGGTCGTGGAAAAGACAGCTGCAGCCGGCCGTAGCGCGAAGCCGCTTGCCGCTGAATAG